The following is a genomic window from Dryobates pubescens isolate bDryPub1 chromosome 5, bDryPub1.pri, whole genome shotgun sequence.
GCATCGGAGCTGACACCTTTGTAAAGATGGTGCTTGTGTGGGAAGCCCCTGGCAGAGAGAATGGATTTCACCAAGGGGTTCACATAACAAAGTTTTAAGAAGTTCACATCAAGTgtaggaaggaaaggaagctgCCCTCAGTGTTGGGCATCTGCTCTGTCCCACAGGAAACTCCCACCTGCCTGGCACGTTCCTATAATAAACACTGACTAGTTCAGAGAGAAGCAGGAATGCAAAGGCAGTGTTCAAATGAAATCCTTTTTCTGTGCTTGTGTAATAGAAACTTAAATATAACCCACGATGGTttcagcactttttttttcctgcttgaaACAGGAATGGATTTTATGTCTTGGTTTACAAAACCTAAACACAAGACTCTCTGAATGTgagctgttaaaaaaaacacacttCACAAACTACAGCCTGAACCAGCTTGACCAGCCTGTAAAAGTTAACCAGTACCTTCTGTGAATGGCAGCACTTCCTGTGGTGACACAAACTTGTGGAATGAATCTTCTTCATTAGGGAACTGAAAGAGAAAGAGTACAGCAAAGTCAGGAAAAACCAGACTGCCTCATTAGCCTAGAGAAAACAGAGCCTAGGCGCTGGAAGAAAGTAAAACAGAGGAGGAGGACTTGCTGGTGACACTACGTCTGTTTAATAGTGTTTGTGCCTAGAACCTCTAACATCAACAagtgaagacttttttttcctcagcttctAGAGCCTTCTATGATCTGGCTGCCTTTCTGCAAAGCCTAAAGaactggagcagagaagtgaCTTCCCCTGTCTGCAACTGCATCTGACAATACTGAAAAAGAACTGAGTGCATGAAACAGTTTAGAACATCACCACCTACCTCCTCTATCACTACACAGGGCCTTCCAATGATACAAACTGAAATCCACTGTGGTTGAACAAAAGTGGGTATGGTGATACCAGTCCCTAGTAGGCACTGCTTCTACATCCTTATACCTGATGTACTGCTTCTGCAACACATGTGGCAAAGATGATCCTGAGGTGTGGCAGATTTGGGTGAGGATCTCCTATCTGAAGTGAACAGTGCTAAATGGTGGATATAGCTCATTTACCAACCTTGCCATGGGACAGATGGTACCTTCCACCCTAAGCTTCCACAAGCATAAAATTAACCCCACCCCAtttctgtgcagagcaggcacagTGCTAAAGCTGCTGTACTTACCTGAGGTGAAAGCTTGAACATGGGGGCACAAACAatgagtggagtggagtggtgTTTAGCTGCCAGCGCCAGAGTGTGAGTCCCACTAACAGCAATCAGGGCACCATTGGCCAGGATTGTCTTTGTACCAATGATGACCTTAAAAAGCAAATTGGCATCAGATAGCAGGTTCCACAGTACACTGGGGAAAGAACACTTCCTCGCTTGCTCCCTGCCAGATGAGCTGGAGGAAGAGTGtcagaacagccaggcagaatcTGGACACAGGGTACCTAAATGCCTGACCTGTTTCATCTGGCACTGGCTCTGTTGATGGGGCCAGCATGGAGAACTTCAAAGGACAAATATATGTTCTGCTGCAGGGAACACTAAGCAGAAACTAGGTTGTGTTCCTTGTTGTTCTACAAGCCTGCAAAGTAAGCTTTGTACAAGTAACTTGACCGCTGTCTGCAACAATTCCCTTGCTGTGAAATGGGAATAATGAAAAGCAGCTTAAAATATACAGGCAAGAAGTGGTGTGGCTAGATTTTATTGTTACAAGTATCTTTTCTTAATTGCTTATgtttagtagtagtagtattagTAGTAGTATTTTGGACTGCCAGGTCTTCATCTTTTATGAAGGACAGAACAGACCTGTTTGAAAAGACACACCTTGGTGAGTCTTTTCAGCACCAGTCCTATGTTGCTGGCAAGGGGAGTTTCTCCCCTTTGAAAATTAAGCTTTTTTGTTCATGCTCTTTTAAAACTGAGGTTCTCCATGCTTGGTTTCTTTTAACTGTTTTAGCTATTAGCCAttaagacagaagaaaaactaTCACCATGCAGTCAGTCATCACACTGACTTGGGGTTCCACAATAAATCTCTACCCCAGCTATGCAGAGGGACTGTTACAGGTTTGAGTCTTCAGTGAACACATCTGTCACTACTGGGACCTGCAGCTGGTTTGGGAGACCTAAACACCCAACCTGCTGTGAGCTCCCTCCTCCCATGAAGCCCTCCTTACCTTGTTGACTCGAGACATGACAGCAAAAATAGCTGCATCACTCATGACAGTAGTTTCAATGTTCTCTTTAGATAGTCGGACAGCCATTTCGTGACCCTAAAATGAAGGAGAATCCAATTAGTCCCCTAGGACATAGTTCCTGTGGTACAGTTGTAGAGACATTAGCACTCAATTCTTGTCTGAACTGCAAAAATACCAGCAGCACAAATACAGCCTCCTGactgaaggacacagagcaggatAACAgtcttcaaactagagaagagtagatttaggatggatgttaggaacaagttcttttctctgagggtagtggaacactggaggaggttgctcagggaggtagctgaggtcccattccctggaggtattcaaagtgaggcttgagagggccctgggcagcctgatctagttgaggacgcccctgctgactgccacTAGgtgaccttcggaggtcccttccaacccagaccattctatgattcagtctCTCCACTGCAAAGGAACTTAAGTAACGTTCAGCTTGCCTCCAGAGAGGAGTTCAGTAAAACACCTGGGCAACACAGTGCCTGGAGAGGGCAGGCAGCCCAAGCCTCACCTGGCAGAAGGGTGCACACTCTGCCACAATGACCTGGAACTTCCGCTTGCGGGCAGCTTCCTTTAGGAAGGCCTCAACTGTGCGCGAGTAGCCGATGGTCATGATCACCTCGTTGGAGTGGATGTGCTCCAGTGCCTGCATAGCAATATTATCAGTGGTGCCCTCTGTAACAGAAGGAAGACACGGGTGGAAAAGCAGCCAGGAAAAGCAACACTTCCAAGACCAAAAGCACAGGCCAACAGCCCACACTGTTCCACCCATCTCTCTCTTAAGCCAAAGATGTCCTAGGAGCAGGACAAAATTCTTTCCACctaagaggagggggaagcgtCAGTCACATCCCATAGGAAGCTACACTTATAGGGCAGTAGTTCGGACCAATCCATACCTAGCTCTATTAGCAGCTCATTAATAGCTTCAATAACATTAGCTCTGAGGAGAGGATAAGGGGTGTTGAAATCCTCACTCAGTCCTCCAGAAGTCAGGAGTTTGTGCAGGGATTCTTGCTGGTCGCTTTCCTCACTGCGCCCATGAAGCCTGCAGAGAGAGGCAGCCCTTCAACCTTGGGagacagcacagaggcacagccagcctgagcACCATCCCTATCACACAGCACACCTGGATGTcaacagagaggaaggaaaactcCCTGCAAGAGGCACACCATGCCATACTGAAGAGCCTCCCTAGCTGGCTCTGGCAGAAACACACTCAAATCTCTGCCAGAATGTGCCTTCATCAGTCATGTCAATGCTGCAGCTGAGAAGTGGGCTCAAGGCTACTTCTCCAGAGGGATCGACCAAGAGATGGAACAAAAGAACAGCCCGAAGTCAGGGCACTGACTGTCTTCATGCAACCACAACACAAATGAAATGGAGTTTCACTAGACTGAATGTCATTATGAGGGCTGAAAATGACAGGTCTCTTCCTCTGATATTAAAACTTGCTGAGTCCCTCTACAAGACAGATGGGAAAAGAGAGTGATGGACACTAAAAGGGTCTCACAGAAGAACACACTGCATGGGAGGgctgttctgggctcccaggAGGTGTACTGGCAGCAAGAGAAGGGCACTTCACCTGCCATACTCTTCCCGAATGACCTTCAGCACTCTCCGCACCATGTTGCCCACAGTTGTCTCAGACGGCTGGGCTGCCGTCATCCTCTGTCCTTCTGTCCGGATCAGATCCATGAGCTCCcctgaaagaggggagagacTTGGTTATTGCTGCCCAGAGTGAACCAAATCGAGCATTAAATCACCATATCGACCCCATAGCAGCGCCAtggccagctgctggctctaGCACCAGTAATGCAATACCCAGAGAGAGGACGGAGCTGTGAGCAGAAAGTGACTCGCAGTGTTTCACTGGGTTTCTGTAGAGTGAACAGCATGCAATACAGACTTGAAACTTAGGGCCATAAGCAGCCTTCTGCCGGAACGAGTAGCACTTCGAGCCACGCTACGGAGGAAAGTGCACGGCTGGAGCGGGAGAGATCCGTTCAGCTCCTCACACTCTGACAGCGGTAAGTACAGTAAACTGTACCGGGAACTTAGATCCGCTGGCAGTTGCTGGTGGAGCTCCCAAGTCCCTCGGGCCGCAGGCCACCACCACGACACTAACCTAGCCTTGCTGCTCCATCCGCGCCCCATGGCCGCGGCCGGACGGCCTCGAGGAGCCCTCATCACTGCCCTCCCACaactctccctgctgccaggccctgccGCCGCCTCGCTTCCGACGCCACACGGGCTCTGCCTGCCGCGGCCGGCCCTCACCGGCCTTGCTCCATCGCCCGTGTGCGATGATCTTCCGCAGAAGCGACAGCGTCTGCCGCGCCGTGTCCTCGGAGCGCTGCCGTTCCCCGCCGCCCCGCAGCCGCGCCACAAAGGCCTCTATCTGCTCCGACAGCTCCGAGCCACGCTCGGCGGCGCCCggcatgacagcagcagcaatccGGCCCCCGGTGGTCAACACAACCGCACGCACCACTTCCACTTCCGCTGCCGCAGACCCGCGTTCCCATTGGCGGAGGCTGCCAATGTGCTCCTGCCTCTCGGCAGAGGCGTAGCCAATGAGAAGTGCCGCTAGCGAGGGctggcgggggtggggggacgGCGCTCTCGTGAGCGCGGGCGGGCGGTGACTCCTGGCCGCGCTGCCTGCCGCGCGGGGGCTCGAGGGTCGCTGCGGGCCTCGGGGCCAGGGGACGAGGTCcgatggaggtgctggagacgGGCGTGCTGGAGACGGGCGTGCTGGAGACGGGCGTGCTGGAGACGGGCGTGCTGGAGACGGGCGTGCTGGAGACGGGCGTGCTGGAGACGGGCGTGCTGGAGACGGGCGTGCAGGCGGCCTGCCAAGGGGGCGTTCCCCGAGGCGTGCGCTGGGCCTGGCGTGACCCTCCCCGCCACAGCTCGGGAGGTGTGACCTGCCCGGGGCCCTCGAGCTAGCACGGATGTGGAATTAAGATTACCTCTGCCTGAGGAAGCACCTGGCCTGCACACCACTGTTGGCGCCGCTGTAGGGGGGAATGCCGTGGCCGGTGTCAGGAAGGCCTGTGCGAGGGAACACGGCGTCTGTACTGCTGGACAGGAGGGTGTGAGCCAGGTCTGTGccgagcagcagggagagcccaTATGCAGGGATTTACTTTGGACCGTGTGGTGTTCTAGAAGCAAAGAGCCAAAGCAAATGGGGTGGGAAAGGCACAGTTCCTGGCAGTCCAATTGTTCTTGCTGGCAGAGCCAGAACCGGCCCTGGATAAGGCAGGAATGTAGCTCCTTTGTGTCTAgttcctggagctctgtgtccagggAGCGGGCAGGAGCCATGGTGTAATTCTCATTGCGGCGCTGCTTTACTTTGTAtctctgctctgtgtcctgttgttTTAGATtaggaaataaaagcaaactggTTTATGCTGGAAGCTTTCAGCTAGTGCTTCCTGCAGGGGCCTGTACAGCCTTGACTGTTCATCAAGTGTGTGTTGTCTCATTCTTTTAGCACTCACTATACAGCCAGCTTTTATCCAGGGACTGTTGGGTTTCCAGCAAGACACCAACAGCTAGTGTGCCACGTCTTAAAGATGTATTGCAGGTGATTTCTTTTCCAAAGCCTGGGCTGGACTGAGAGCTcttccacttctctctctctctgctgttctGTGTGTCTGGAGGCCAGAACACCTGCCAGCCTTGGGGAGGAAACTCCCTGCATCCATTGAACACCTGGCAAAAGGCCACATGTCTAGGTTTTCCTGGATGTGCTttacaggatgctgttggcttggACAGAAGTCAGAGCTTCCCTTCTCAATTAACTTGTCTCCCTTTTTGTCCCTACAGAAAGTCAGTGGAGGGTAACAGGGTGTTTACCCTGTTGGCTtcgctgtgctgggctctgctgtgctgaccaGGAATGTCCCTGTTCCCCATTGCCTTCTGTCCTCCTCAGCTTTAGGGGTCTGTTTTCTGCCAGCCTTTGTAATTGGAGGTTCCTGGCAGCAaggcctgcccagctctgcattcATGCAGGGTAACACAGTCCCCCCTTCTGCCCCTCCACAGCTGTGTTGCAGGCaaggcagaggagggccacccATGCCCATCAGGCTGCCTGTGCATTGCTGGCTGCCGTGGCGTGCAGAGCTGGCTCCCATGTGTGCACCCTGGGACCAGGGCGTGCAGTGAGTTGGCCAGAAAAAAATATGATTGCTGTGGAgctttcctttgtttgtttacttATCTTGCTAGTAAacagagcagctcttggagattaggcagaagggagaagaggaaaggaaactgGACTCTGAGGTTATGACCTCCTTGTGGATACTGGACTGTTTACATTCCCTGCTCTGGTCCCACTAGCTATTGCAGGGCAGTTTCTTCTCAGtgccttgccaggctgcagaggttttTGCTGCTTGTGCTGTTCCTGCCCTGTTCCCTACAGTGCTTTCCgttgggcactgctgccacagccagccaAAGACAGCCAGCAGTCTGGTGTCCCTTGAGGGGCAGAGTCCTTGTGCTTGGTCTGCTGCCTTGTATTTCATGAATGAAAGCCTCTGAATGGGGATTTCAGGAGCTGTTAACCCTGTGTAGCTGAGCTGAGCCAGACCttgcctctctggggagctggaAGGCAAATCTTGCATTCTGGCTGCTTGGAAGCACTATGGTTATGAGATGTCTCTTTGTTAttagcctccagctgctgccaggacccagTGAATTAAACAAACAGTGTCCAGGAGGACTGAGAAGGAGAGAGTGGGGAAGAGGAGTGGCAGTAGGGGCAACGCAGGGAGCATGGGGCAAGTGGGGAAAACAACTGGAAAGACACATACTGATATCCTGGAGTAGTCAGCTAAAATCTCCCTGCATTGCAGGCCGTGCTGGCCATTGTGACCAAAACAACGTGGTGAGGGGGGCATGTGTGCATCTTTGGGCAGCTGGAAGGAGACTGACCTGGTGGTCCACAGCTGCCAAGTGTTATGGAGTGGGGCTTCactctcctgccatggccacaggcagctgcctcctgtgcaGCGCACTCCCCTTCCTGCGTGTATTCAGGTCCCCTGGGGCAGAGTTGGCCACTACAGCTTTCTAGCTGTTGTGTGAGGAAGCAGTGAGACTGACATGACTGCAGACAGTTTTGATGCTGTAGGCAGAAGGGCTGAGCAAGGGATGAGCTGGCTGGCCGAGCAAGGCAGCATGTTTTCTGGGCCTGCAGAGAAGCTGAAATCTGGCTCATCTCCTGGGAGAACTGCCAGTCTGCCCAGgactgtgtcctgctctgtgccatcagggctggctgctggaaacactgcttctcctccacccaGTGAATTCTGCATCCCCTAGGGATCCTTCAGCGCTCATGtgagggaggaaaaggcaggACAGAGGCTGGGTAGAGCCTGGGATCAGTGGAACATCGTGTACTGGGAGGCTGTTTGGATTAGAAGCTCTCGGCGGATAAGTGGGCTGGATGAAATGCCAGGGAGGGGAATTGGAGTTTGCTGAACTCTAGTAATTGGACTCGTCTGCAGCAGCCGGGTGAGCAGAGAGTGCAGCCGACGGGAAGGAGCCGGCAGGCgagagccagcagagccagggcccAGCACGGCAGCGACGGGGACGCCCGTCAGCGCAGCATGGACTGTGGAGACTGCGTAGGTGACATgggaagcagcagtgcagggtcaTCACTGGGTGCCTAAGCTGAGCACGAGTGATGAGTTAAGCGTGGCATGGTGTATGGGAGTGACACAGTCTAAGgagaaagatcacagaatgttaggggctggaagggaccttgagagatcatccagtccaacccccatgccagagggcttgaatatctccagagagggagactccacagttccccagggcagcctgctccagtgttctttcaccctcacagtgaaataattcttccttctgtttccatggaacttgctatgcctcagcttccactcgttgccccttgtcctggcattgaacatcactgagcagagcctggctccatcctcttggcactcaccctttacatatttataaatattaatgaggtcacccctcagtctcctccaagctgaagagccccagctccctcagtctctcctcgtaaggaagatgttccactccatcattttgGTGTCTCTGCTCTGGACCAAAGGTATCCTTGGTGTCACATCATTGCTATTTGGAAAGTACATGCTCAAAGGCCTGAGGCAAAAACCAAGGGGGTGGCTCAAGCCCAAAACTCTCAAAGCCATAGATGTGGAGGCAGAGCAGTAAGGAGGCAGGGGTGAATCTactgaaaggctgagggaccccccccccccccccccaactggtATTTTCTCCATGCTACAGGGGAAAAAGTAGGTCAGTTAGTAAGTGAAGGGGGTGGAAATGAGGGGCTGAACTGAGTGCTGAATGCACATTTAAAACTACCAGGGAGAGAAGCCAAAAGAGCCAAACACAGCCTGTGATCAAAAGCAGGTATGTGAACAGCTGGAGATCTCAGCTGTGTGAGTGAAGGCGCACGCAGGCACTGCCTGAGTCATTGGCAGTTTTAGCATACTTGAAATTCACAACTGGTGTTGCAGGTAGCAGAGCATGTGTTCTGCTGGGGTGTGCTGATGACTCTGGAAACAGCTGTCCTCTAAACTGATCTTCCTCGGGAAGCCATGGCTGCCGTGACTGACTGGGCAGCCacggagaatcatagaactcttaggcttggaagggacctccaggaccatctagttccaacccccctgccatgggcagggacacctcacactagataggttgctcagagccacattcagcctggccttaaaaaacttctagggatggggcttccaccacctccctgggcaacctgtttcagtgtctcactaccctcatggtgaagaacttcttcctaacatccaatctgaatctactcatttctacttttgttccatcccccctagtcctgtcattacctgacaccctaagaagtccctcaccagaaACACGCAGGGCTTGCTGTGGGGAGCAACAGAATGGATTCAGCACCTCGGGTTAGCGAAGTTTTTGATGCAGCAGCTTGGTGTATGTGTGCCTGTCTCTGTGTGGAACACAGTTGCTGGCTAATCCTCGTGTCAGCACAGCGCCCATGGGCAGGCCAAGCGTGTAGCCAGACCCTCGCAGTACTGATCCAGTCTGTGGTCCCTATGGGAAACGAGTAGGTGGTTCTGAGTCCGTCTCAGGGTCCTTCTCTCCTGCCAGCAAGTTTACCATTTGTGCCCCACTCCTTTCTGGAGCCTTAAAAATAGAGACTGAGGCTGGGAagtgtgagggtttttttctaagGCTCATggaagcagcccaggctgggctgtccCTCGCCCTTCCTGGCCCCTGGGAGAGGCATGGGAAGCTGTTGTCCAAATGCCTCTCCTGGATGTGGAACCTCACTCGTCAGCTCGTTCATCTGCGGCAGTTCCCCAGGTCTCCTCTtgggatgcaggcagctggaggcagacagttcaaaggccaggctggtcAGGAAGAGACAGGGGAAGTGTGGGAAGTTACTGTGTGTCATGTACAAAAACAAGCCCCAGCAAGGGACTGGAGAGCGTGGTGTGAGGCTGGGTGGGGGGTGCTGGCCCCAGCATCGCTAACAGTGTGCTGGGCCTTCACATTCGGAGAAGGTGCTGGCTCTGCACGGTGCCACCACAGGCACAAACGGTTCAGAAAGCTCAGTGACACTGCGCGGGTGTTGCTGTGCCTCTGTCCTCCCTCGGAGGGTGTATGGCAGGCTGGCTGGGCCAGGAGGGGGGTGATAATGGGGGCTTGTCCCTCCAGGCTGGCTTTGGAGAAGCCCTTAAGCAAACCTGGCACGGCTACAGGAAGCCAGGCCCTTGGGGCAAGACGAAGCAAGGCTAGCCACTTTGTGGTCACCAAGGGGTCCATGACACCAGCAGTCTGGGCTGCTTCCTGGTCACCTGCCAGCTCCCCGCAGTTCCTCTGCTGATGCActctcagtgctgcagctggccccGGGCTCGCTTTGCTCATTGTCTGCTGCGGGTGATGGCAGTTattcagcagctgccaggtttcagggaaagggagagatgaGCAACTCCTCCACCCACATTCTGGGAAAACCTCCGAGACGAAGCCCTGCCGATGCACACGTTCACTCCTCGGCGGGGAGTCTGCCGTGGAGCCTGCATCCCTCCCCCTACCTGCATCCCAATTCCCCTACCCCTTATCAGCAGGCAtgatgctggggagcagagcctggaagcagcctgggctgctgccctgtCCTGCACAAGAGTggagcctgctgctccccctctcctctcctgtttGCCTTCCAGAGCTAGGCAGAGTCTTGCCGTCACTATTATTTTGCTTTGTGTCAATATTATGACAGCTAAAAGCAGGAGAACTGCATCCACATGATAAGCAGACagaagctctgggctgggcGTGGATCGGGTTTGAGTTTGGCAGGGGAGAAAAGTGCCTggcagcccccctgcccaccagctggctgggctgggagggctgggcggtgagaggcagcagcagagcagcaggagatcTGTGCCTGCGTGCCTCTCCATGCAGTGCTCACTGCCCTTTTCCCAGGAGAGGTGAAACAGGGGAGAGGTGTAGGATCTGCTTGGAAAAATAATATCCTCTGTCTCTTTCCTGGGGAGAgggtctgctctgctcctgctgggagagtcccagccctcctggggctgccacaacccctgccagctgcaggcccaGGGTGTGTCATGGCTGCTGGTGGCGGAGGGCCACACACGCTGCTGCACCAGTCTGTCCTGGGCGCAGCCTGCTCAGGCTTTCCCCGGTGCAACACTCTGCAACTGCCAGAGAGAAATTCCCACAGGCTTTCTGGGATTTGAGGGCTCTGCTCCCGCCCAGGGCTTCAGGAGAggagtgcaggcagagcagagtgagctCTGCGGTGGGTGCTGCGGGCTCTCGGCAGCTCACCTGCAAGGGGCTGGTGTTCTGGTGCCTGCGTGTCCTGTGGAGGCTGCTGACCAAACGCTTCCCTGCAGGCACCCACGtatgcttggggctgtggttcagcTCTCCAGTGCCTCGCCCTGCTGCAGACTTGTGCTCTGCTGCAAACACCAATggtccagccagtccctgctggctggccGCTGAGCACTGCACCTGGTGGTGTGTGCTCTGCCGCTTCTCCACTGTGCACTGCTGggatggctgggctgggagatggCTGGTCATCATTAACCCTCTTGTGCactttgccacctgcctgcagctttgcGCTGGTGTGACGGTGTCTTGtcttctgccctgggctcagccttggcGCTGAACTAGGCCTGTGCATGAAGCTGAGTGGCACTGGGTCTGTCAGCCGCTGACCTGCTCCTGGAGTACTGGCTGGCTGAGTCCCACAGCTTCCCAGGGCTTGGATCTGGAGATCTTGGGGGCCTCTTCCTTGGTGGCATTGTCCTGGCCCCCATGGGGGCTTTAAGCTGTGCctgagaggagcagccaggcttgACATGGGTTCCTCTCACccgaatctccttctctgagagCTCTTGGACAGCCCTGGTGTCCAACTCTGTGCCCCTCCAAAACTTGTGTCTGACCTGGGCTGGCCCCAGGGCCTGCAACCCAAGGGGGCCAGACTGTGTGTTTCCCAGGCATGGGATGGACCATCAGGTGCCTGCGGTTTAGGCCACAGGTCCCAGGGAGGCTGAACTCCCCAGCcgagaaa
Proteins encoded in this region:
- the EIF2B2 gene encoding translation initiation factor eIF-2B subunit beta; its protein translation is MPGAAERGSELSEQIEAFVARLRGGGERQRSEDTARQTLSLLRKIIAHGRWSKAGELMDLIRTEGQRMTAAQPSETTVGNMVRRVLKVIREEYGRLHGRSEESDQQESLHKLLTSGGLSEDFNTPYPLLRANVIEAINELLIELEGTTDNIAMQALEHIHSNEVIMTIGYSRTVEAFLKEAARKRKFQVIVAECAPFCQGHEMAVRLSKENIETTVMSDAAIFAVMSRVNKVIIGTKTILANGALIAVSGTHTLALAAKHHSTPLIVCAPMFKLSPQFPNEEDSFHKFVSPQEVLPFTEGEILAKINVHCPVFDYVPPELITLFISNIGGNAPSYIYRLMSELYHPDDYEL